GGCTTGTTGTTACGCGGCTGGCAGGTCCAGAATACCTCAATGAACATCAAAATCATGATTCTCTGCGGCTTCGTGACCATTCTCGTTTTACTTGGCACAGTCAGTTTTGGTAACCTTGGAAGCTCCAACGCTGACGACGCTGTTAATCAAAATCTCATCAAGGAAACCAAACCGATTCTTGCCAAGAGCCCATCTGCTTCGGTTCCGAACGACTTGGACTTGGAGGAGCCGCCGAAAGCTGAGGTTAATCCCAACGTGACGTACACTCTAGGGCCCAGGATCACCAACTGGGACAGTCAACGCAAGGTATGGCTAAATCAGAACCCTGGGTTTCCTAGTATAGTCAACGGCAAAGCTAGAATCTTGCTTCTTACCGGGTCTCCCCCTGGACCCTGTGACAAACCCATTGGAGACTATTATCTATTGAAATCAGTGAAAAACAAGATTGATTACTGTAGGATTCACGGGATAGAGATTGTGTACAACATGGCACATCTAGATGAGGAACTCTCAGGGTATTGGACGAAATTACCTATGATTAGGAGATTAATGCTGTCTCATCCAGAAGTAGAATGGATTTGGTGGATGGATAGTGATGCTTTGTTCACTGATATACTGTTTGAGATCCCCTTGTCTCGGTACGAGAAGCATAATCTAGTGATACACGGGTATCCAGACTTGTTGTTCAACCAAAAGTCATGGGTTGCGTTGAACACAGGTGTTTTTCTGTTGAGGAATTGTCAGTGGTCATTGGATTTGTTAGATGCTTGGGCTCCAATGGGACCAAAAGGGCCAATCCGCGACGAAGCTGGGAAGGTACTGACAGCTTATCTGAAGGGTCGGCCAGCTTTTGAGGCAGATGATCAGTCAGCGTTGATTTATCTCCTCATTTCACAGAAGGAGAAGTGGATGGACAAGGTTTACGTTGAGAACCAATACTATTTGCACGGGTTTTGGGAGGGTTTGGTTGATAAGTATGAAGAGATGATGGAGAAGTATCATCCGGGATTGGGTGATGAGAGATGGCCTTTTGTGACGCATTTCGTGGGTTGCAAACCGTGTGGCAGCTACGCTGATTACGCAGAGGAGAGGTGCTTCAAGGGCATGGAGAGGGCTTTTAATTTCGCAGATAACCAAGTGCTGGAGCTGTATGGGTTTAGCCACAGGGGACTGTTGAGCCCCAAGGTTAAGAGGATCAGAAACGAGACGGTTTCTCCTTTGGAGTATGTAGACAAGTTTGATATCCGGAGAACGCATGCGGAAGCAAAACCATGAAGTGAATCATACACAGCTTGACGAAACTTGAGTTAATGTTATAGGTAACAAAGAACACTCACATAATCAAATGCAATATTTT
This region of Brassica napus cultivar Da-Ae chromosome C5, Da-Ae, whole genome shotgun sequence genomic DNA includes:
- the LOC106427143 gene encoding probable xyloglucan 6-xylosyltransferase 5, with the translated sequence MVQDALRTSGSGGGLPKTAVSNGGGRGRGLLLRGWQVQNTSMNIKIMILCGFVTILVLLGTVSFGNLGSSNADDAVNQNLIKETKPILAKSPSASVPNDLDLEEPPKAEVNPNVTYTLGPRITNWDSQRKVWLNQNPGFPSIVNGKARILLLTGSPPGPCDKPIGDYYLLKSVKNKIDYCRIHGIEIVYNMAHLDEELSGYWTKLPMIRRLMLSHPEVEWIWWMDSDALFTDILFEIPLSRYEKHNLVIHGYPDLLFNQKSWVALNTGVFLLRNCQWSLDLLDAWAPMGPKGPIRDEAGKVLTAYLKGRPAFEADDQSALIYLLISQKEKWMDKVYVENQYYLHGFWEGLVDKYEEMMEKYHPGLGDERWPFVTHFVGCKPCGSYADYAEERCFKGMERAFNFADNQVLELYGFSHRGLLSPKVKRIRNETVSPLEYVDKFDIRRTHAEAKP